A genomic window from Actinomycetota bacterium includes:
- the mfd gene encoding transcription-repair coupling factor, with protein MPAPLKPLVSAWRPELIPPVPGRVAVATAGRAFLLAGLASRAAGPVLALVPGEREAEELADDLGLFTEHVVLLPAWETLPFEHVSPNEGTMARRAQARHTLTGGMSGAIIVASARAAAQRISPSPIDPIVARVGEEVPFDRLVAHLGAAGYTRVARVETRGEFTVRGGIIDVFPAQSGTPIRLDLWGDLVESVRTFSVSSQRSEHDVAELVAFPPREVRPDEAMVALAADLVRSEPWAAATWDRIAESVIFPGIESWLPWLAPPRTVLSEMPPGGTVVVFDPVAVTDRARDLAAEESDLAEALAPTWGFGAPADHPSLYLDLPIEDRRALLVPPVATGPDDTVLRVRGLDATPGDPDSVAGALSRLIASGATTVVAMDGDAAADRVARVLGTGGIDLPRRNRLEVVESAVLGTGIHHGFHFVDTGVAVFGEQSIAGRRRAHRRVGRRVSAAETASFRDLREGDYVVHYRHGIGRFEGLVAKTVAGVERDYLIVAYAAGDKLYVPTDQLDAIRRYTGGEKPRVSRMGGADWSATKARVRKAVAAVAEQVVSLHRARATATGHAFGPDGPWQRELDAAFPFEETPDQMQAIEDVKADMQSERPMDRLVFGDVGFGKTEIAVRAAFRAATGGRQTAVLCPTTLLAQQHFQTFTERFEPFPIRVAMLSRFLGAREQKSVVRKLATGEIDVVIGTHRLLSEDIRFKDLGLLVVDEEQRFGVGAKDAIKGLRVGVDVLTLTATPIPRTLEMALTGIRDVSHIRTAPEDRHPILTYVGPLEERSVSAAIRREMLREGQVFYVHNRVQSIDRAVARLRELVPNARYAVAHGQMSEGQLEQVMLDFWNHRFDVLVATTIIESGLDLPTVNTLLVERADLLGLAQLYQLRGRVGRSSQRAYAYLFHPPEQSLSEEARRRLRSIGEHTELGSGFDVALRDLEIRGAGSILGEVQSGHIAAVGFDLYARLVAEAVGELEGRPASEDRPAEVRIEIPVNAYLAEEFIPDQEARLEAYRRLATATTVSQVADVAAEWKDRYGPWPGAVDALLAVAELRAEALRVGLEEIVSLGREVRFAPVDLSISQEVRLQRIAPKAVLRAAESALFLPSPPPGRTIEVLSGFVREMWPESSDGAARQK; from the coding sequence ATGCCGGCGCCACTCAAACCTCTCGTCAGCGCTTGGCGCCCCGAACTCATACCCCCGGTCCCCGGTCGAGTCGCGGTGGCGACGGCAGGGCGCGCCTTCCTGCTCGCCGGTCTCGCCTCACGTGCCGCGGGTCCGGTGCTGGCGCTGGTGCCGGGAGAACGAGAGGCCGAGGAGCTCGCGGACGACCTCGGTCTCTTCACCGAGCACGTCGTTCTCCTCCCCGCGTGGGAGACCCTGCCCTTCGAGCACGTCTCCCCGAACGAAGGGACGATGGCGAGACGGGCACAGGCTCGCCACACGTTGACCGGTGGCATGTCCGGAGCCATCATCGTCGCCTCGGCACGTGCCGCTGCGCAGCGGATCAGCCCTTCGCCCATCGACCCGATCGTCGCCCGGGTCGGTGAAGAGGTACCGTTCGATCGGCTCGTGGCCCACCTGGGTGCTGCCGGCTACACGCGCGTGGCCCGTGTCGAGACTCGCGGAGAATTCACCGTTCGCGGCGGCATCATCGACGTCTTCCCTGCTCAGAGCGGCACACCGATCCGCCTCGACCTCTGGGGCGACCTTGTGGAGAGCGTGCGAACGTTCTCCGTGTCGTCCCAGCGTTCGGAGCATGACGTGGCCGAGCTCGTCGCATTCCCGCCCCGGGAGGTGCGTCCAGACGAAGCCATGGTCGCGCTCGCCGCCGATCTGGTCCGTAGCGAGCCGTGGGCCGCGGCGACATGGGACCGCATCGCTGAGAGCGTGATCTTCCCTGGAATCGAGTCGTGGCTCCCCTGGCTGGCTCCTCCCCGGACCGTCCTGTCGGAGATGCCGCCCGGCGGGACCGTGGTCGTCTTCGATCCGGTTGCGGTCACGGACAGGGCAAGGGACCTTGCTGCAGAAGAGAGCGATCTGGCAGAGGCGCTGGCACCGACCTGGGGGTTCGGCGCCCCGGCCGACCACCCGTCGCTGTATCTGGATCTGCCGATCGAGGACCGGCGTGCGCTGCTCGTGCCGCCCGTCGCAACAGGCCCCGACGACACCGTGCTGCGGGTGAGAGGGCTCGATGCGACGCCCGGTGATCCCGATTCCGTGGCCGGAGCGCTCTCGCGGCTCATCGCATCCGGGGCGACCACCGTCGTGGCGATGGACGGTGACGCAGCCGCCGATCGGGTCGCCAGGGTCTTGGGTACCGGCGGGATCGATCTACCGCGAAGAAACCGCCTGGAGGTGGTGGAGTCGGCGGTCCTCGGCACGGGGATCCATCACGGGTTCCACTTCGTCGACACCGGCGTCGCCGTGTTCGGAGAGCAATCGATCGCCGGCCGTCGAAGAGCACACCGTCGAGTCGGCAGGAGGGTTTCCGCCGCCGAGACGGCCAGCTTCCGCGATCTTCGGGAGGGCGACTACGTCGTGCACTACAGGCACGGCATCGGCAGATTCGAGGGTCTCGTCGCAAAGACGGTCGCAGGTGTCGAGCGGGACTACCTGATCGTTGCCTATGCAGCCGGCGACAAGCTGTACGTGCCGACGGACCAGCTCGATGCGATCCGCCGGTACACCGGCGGTGAGAAGCCGAGAGTCTCGAGGATGGGTGGAGCCGACTGGTCGGCAACCAAGGCCAGAGTGCGCAAGGCGGTCGCGGCGGTCGCCGAGCAGGTCGTCAGTCTGCATCGTGCGAGGGCGACCGCGACGGGCCACGCCTTTGGCCCCGACGGGCCGTGGCAGCGCGAACTGGATGCCGCGTTCCCGTTCGAGGAGACTCCCGACCAGATGCAGGCGATCGAAGACGTCAAAGCGGACATGCAATCCGAGCGTCCGATGGACCGGCTCGTCTTTGGTGACGTGGGGTTCGGCAAGACGGAGATCGCGGTGCGGGCGGCGTTCCGTGCGGCCACGGGAGGGCGCCAGACCGCCGTGCTCTGTCCGACCACGCTGCTCGCGCAGCAGCACTTCCAGACCTTCACCGAGCGCTTCGAACCGTTCCCGATACGTGTCGCCATGCTCAGCCGCTTCCTCGGCGCAAGAGAGCAGAAGAGTGTCGTGCGCAAACTCGCCACCGGCGAGATCGACGTGGTCATCGGAACGCATCGGCTGCTGAGCGAAGACATCCGCTTCAAGGATCTTGGCCTGCTCGTCGTAGACGAAGAGCAGCGGTTCGGTGTGGGGGCCAAGGATGCGATCAAAGGCCTGCGTGTCGGTGTGGACGTGCTGACGTTGACGGCCACACCGATCCCTCGCACGCTCGAGATGGCACTCACCGGCATCCGGGACGTGAGCCACATTCGGACCGCGCCGGAAGATCGTCATCCGATCCTCACCTATGTGGGGCCGCTGGAGGAACGGTCCGTGTCGGCCGCGATCCGGCGCGAGATGCTCAGGGAGGGACAGGTCTTCTATGTGCACAACAGGGTGCAATCGATCGATCGGGCCGTTGCCAGACTTCGCGAACTGGTTCCGAATGCCCGCTACGCCGTCGCGCATGGGCAGATGAGCGAAGGACAACTGGAGCAGGTGATGCTCGACTTCTGGAATCACCGGTTCGACGTGCTCGTCGCCACCACGATCATCGAGTCGGGTCTCGACCTGCCGACGGTCAACACGTTGCTCGTCGAGCGGGCAGACCTGCTCGGGCTCGCGCAGCTGTACCAGCTCAGAGGAAGGGTCGGACGGTCCAGCCAGCGGGCATACGCCTACCTGTTCCATCCGCCGGAGCAGTCCCTGAGCGAGGAGGCACGGCGGCGGCTGCGTTCGATCGGCGAGCACACCGAACTCGGATCCGGGTTCGACGTTGCATTGCGGGACCTGGAGATCAGGGGGGCCGGAAGCATCCTCGGCGAAGTGCAGTCCGGGCATATCGCCGCCGTCGGCTTCGACTTGTATGCGAGGCTCGTTGCCGAAGCGGTCGGGGAACTCGAAGGAAGGCCGGCGTCTGAAGATCGCCCGGCAGAAGTTCGCATCGAGATCCCCGTCAACGCCTACTTGGCCGAAGAGTTCATTCCCGACCAGGAAGCCCGACTGGAGGCGTATCGTCGACTCGCCACCGCCACGACCGTGAGTCAGGTGGCCGATGTCGCCGCCGAGTGGAAAGACCGCTACGGGCCATGGCCGGGGGCCGTCGATGCGCTCTTGGCGGTGGCGGAGCTGCGGGCAGAGGCACTGCGCGTCGGTCTCGAGGAGATCGTCTCGCTCGGACGCGAAGTACGGTTTGCCCCTGTCGACCTCTCCATATCGCAAGAGGTCAGACTCCAGCGCATCGCCCCGAAAGCGGTGCTGCGCGCCGCCGAGAGCGCGCTGTTCCTGCCTTCGCCGCCACCCGGGCGGACGATCGAGGTGCTCAGCGGCTTCGTTCGCGAGATGTGGCCCGAGTCCAGCGATGGTGCGGCCCGGCAGAAGTGA